One Euphorbia lathyris chromosome 1, ddEupLath1.1, whole genome shotgun sequence DNA segment encodes these proteins:
- the LOC136206156 gene encoding protein TIC 214-like, giving the protein MIFKSFILGNLVSLCMKILNSVVVVGLYYGFLTTFSMGPSYLLLLRARVIEEGEEGTEKKVSATTGFITGQLMMFISIYYAPLHLALGRPHTITVLALPYLLFHFFWNNHKHFFDYGSTTRNSMRNLSIQFVFLNNLIFQLFNHFILPSSMLVRLVNIYMFRCNNKMLFVTSSFVGWLIGHILFMKWVGLILVWIQQNTSIRSNVLFRSNKYLVSELRNSMARIFSILLFITCLYSLGRTPSPIFTKKLKETSETEESEEETDVETTSETKGGAKQEQEGSTEEDPSSSLFSEEKEDPDKIDETEEIQVNGKEKTKDEFNFHFKETCYKNRPLYETFYLDGNQENSKLEILIEKKNKDLLWVEKPLVTILFDSKRWNRPFRYIKNHLNIN; this is encoded by the coding sequence ATGATTTTTAAATCTTTTATACTAGGTAATCTAGTATCCTTATGCATGAAGATACTCAATTCGGTCGTTGTGGTCGGACTCTATTATGGATTTCTGACCACATTTTCCATGGGGCCCTCTTATCTCTTACTTCTCCGAGCTCGGGTtatagaagaaggagaagaaggaacTGAGAAGAAGGTATCAGCAACAACAGGTTTTATTACGGGACAGCTCATGATGTTCATATCGATCTATTATGCGCCTCTGCATCTAGCATTGGGTAGACCTCATACAATAACTGTCCTAGCTCTACCCTATCTTTTGTTTCATTTCTTCTGGAACAATCACAAACACTTTTTTGATTATGGATCTACTACCAGAAATTCAATGCGTAATCTTAGCATTCAATTTGTATTCCTGAATAATCTCATTTTTCAATTATTCAACCATTTCATTTTACCAAGTTCAATGTTAGTCAGATTAGTCAACATTTATATGTTTCGATGCAACAACAAGATGTTATTTGTAACAAGTAGTTTTGTTGGTTGGTTAATTGGTCACATTTTATTCATGAAATGGGTTGGATTGATATTAGTCTGGATACAGCAAAATACTTCTATTAGATCTAATGTACTTTTTCGATCTAATAAGTACCTTGTGTCAGAATTGAGAAATTCTATGGCTCGAATCTTTAGTATTCTCTTATTTATTACCTGTCTCTACTCTTTAGGCAGAACACCGTCACCCATTTTTACTAAGAAACTGAAAGAAACCTCAGAAACGGAAGAAAGCGAGGAAGAAACAGATGTAGAAACAACTTCCGAAACGAAGGGGGGGGCTAAACAGGAACAAGAGGGATCCACCGAAGAAgatccttcttcttcccttttttcgGAAGAAAAGGAGGATCCGGACAAAATCGACGAAACGGAAGAGATCCAAGTGAAtggaaaggaaaaaacaaaggATGAATTCAATTTTCACTTTAAAGAGACATGCTATAAAAATAGACCACTTTATGAAACTTTTTATCTGGATGGGAATCAAGAAAATTCGAAGTTAGAAATattgatagaaaaaaaaaataaagatctgTTATGGGTTGAAAAACCTCTTGTAACTATTCTTTTTGATTCTAAACGTTGGAATCGTCCATTTCGATATATAAAAAATCatctaaatataaattaa
- the LOC136206151 gene encoding DNA-directed RNA polymerase subunit beta', which yields MNQNFSSMIDRYKHQQLRIGSVSPQQIRAWANKILPNGEIIGEVTKPYTFHYKTNKPEKDGLFCERIFGPIKSGICACGNYRVIKNEKEYRKFCEQCGVEFVDSRIRRYQMGYIKLACPVTHVWYLKRLPSYIANLLDKPLKELEGLVYCDVPIGSYPNFSFARPIAKKPTFLRLRGSFQHEIQSWKYSIPLFFTTQGFDTFRNREISTGAGAIRDQLADLDLRIIIDCSSVEWKELGEEGPTGNEWEDRKVGRRKDFLVRRVELAKHFIRTNIQPEWMVLCLLPVLPPELRPIIQIDGGKLMSSDINELYRRVIYRNNTLIDLLTTSRSTPAELVMCQEKLVQEAVDTLLDNGIRGQPMRDGHNKVYKSFSDVIEGKEGRFRETLLGKRVDYSGRSVIVVGPSLSLHRCGLPREIAIELFQIFVIRGLIRQHLASNIGVAKSKIREKEPIVWEILQEVMQGHPVLLNRAPTLHRLGIQAFQPILVEGRAICLHPLVCKGFNADFDGDQMAVHVPLLLEAQAEARLLMFSHMNLLSPAIGDPISVPTQDILIGLYVLTSGNRRGICENRYNPCNRRNSQNERIDDNNQKYTKEPFFSNSYGAIGAYRQKRINLDSALWLRWQLDQRTIASREAPIEVHYESLGTYHEIYEHYLIVRNRKKEILCIYIRTTVGHISLYREIEEAIQGFCQASSDGI from the exons ATGAATCAGAATTTTTCTTCTATGATTGATCGGTATAAACATCAACAACTCCGAATTGGATCAGTTTCGCCTCAACAAATAAGGGcttgggccaataaaatcctacCTAACGGAGAGATTATTGGAGAGGTGACAAAACCCTACACTTTTCATTACAAAACCAATAAACCTGAAAAAGATGGATTATTTTGTGAAAGAATTTTTGGGCCTATAAAAAGTGGAATTTGTGCTTGTGGAAATTATCGAGTAatcaaaaatgaaaaagaatacCGAAAATTTTGTGAACAATGCGGGGTCGAATTTGTTGATTCTCGGATACGAAGATATCAAATGGGCTACATCAAACTGGCATGCCCCGTAACTCATGTGTGGTATTTGAAACGTCTTCCTAGTTATATCGCCAATCTTTTAGATAAACCTCTTAAAGAATTAGAAGGCCTAGTATACTGCGATGT GCCTATAGGATCCTATCCCAATTTTTCTTTTGCTAGGCCCATAGCAAAGAAACCTACTTTTTTACGATTACGAGGTTCATTTCAACATGAAATCCAATCCTGGAAATACAGTATTCCACTTTTTTTTACTACCCAAGGCTTCGATACATTTCGAAATCGAGAAATTTCTACAGGAGCTGGTGCTATCCGAGACCAATTAGCTGATCTGGATTTGCGAATTATTATAGATTGTTCATCGGTAGAATGGAAAGAATTAGGGGAAGAAGGGCCCACAGGGAATGAATGGGAAGATCGCAAGGTTGGAAGAagaaaagattttttagttAGACGCGTGGAATTAGCTAAGCATTTTATTCGAACAAATATACAACCAGAATGGATGGTTTTATGTCTATTACCAGTTCTTCCTCCCGAGTTGAGACCGATCATTCAGATAGATGGGGGTAAACTAATGAGTTCCGATATTAATGAACTCTATAGAAGAGTTATCTATCGGAACAATACTCTTATTGATCTATTAACAACAAGTAGATCTACGCCAGCGGAATTAGTAATGTGTCAAGAGAAATTGGTACAAGAAGCCGTAGATACACTTCTTGATAATGGAATCCGCGGACAACCAATGAGGGACGGTCATAATAAGGTTTACAAGTCGTTTTCGGATGTAATTGAAGGCAAAGAAGGAAGATTTCGTGAGACTCTGCTTGGGAAACGGGTTGATTATTCGGGTCGTTCTGTCATTGTCGTAGGTCCCTCACTTTCATTACATCGATGTGGATTGCCTCGCGAGATAGCAATAGAGCTTTTCCAGATATTTGTAATTCGTGGTCTAATTAGACAGCATCTTGCTTCGAACATAGGAGTTGCTAAGAGTAAAATTCGGGAAAAAGAGCCAATTGTATGGGAAATACTTCAGGAAGTTATGCAGGGGCATCCGGTATTACTGAATAGAGCGCCAACTCTGCATAGATTAGGCATCCAGGCATTCCAACCCATTTTAGTGGAAGGCCGTGCTATTTGTTTACATCCATTAGTTTGTAAGGGATTCAACGCAGACTTTGATGGGGATCAAATGGCTGTTCATGTACCTTTATTGTTGGAAGCTCAAGCGGAGGCTCGTTTACTTATGTTTTCTCATATGAATCTCCTGTCTCCAGCTATTGGAGATCCCATTTCCGTACCAACTCAAGATATACTTATTGGGCTCTATGTATTAACAAGCGGAAATCGTCGAGGTATTTGTGAAAATAGGTATAATCCATGTAATCGCAGAAATTCTCAAAATGAAAGAATTGACGACAATAACCAAAAATATACAAAAGAACCCTTTTTTTCTAATTCTTATGGTGCAATTGGTGCTTATCGGCAGAAAAGAATCAATTTAGATAGTGCTTTGTGGCTCCGATGGCAACTAGATCAACGCACTATTGCTTCAAGAGAAGCTCCCATCGAAGTTCACTATGAATCTTTGGGTACCTATCATGAGATTTATGAACACTATCTAATAGtaagaaatagaaaaaaagaaattcttTGTATATACATTCGAACTACTGTTGGTCATATTTCTCTTTATCGCGAAATCGAAGAAGCTATACAAGGGTTTTGCCAAGCCTCCTCAGATGGTATCTAA
- the LOC136206136 gene encoding DNA-directed RNA polymerase subunit beta, whose translation MLEDGNEGMSTIPGFNQIQFEGFCRFIDQGVTEEFSKFPKIEDTDQEIEFQLFVETYQLVEPLIKERDAVYDSLTYSSELYVSAGLIWKNSRDMQEQTIFIGNIPLMNSLGTFLINGIYRIVINQILQSPGIYYRSELDHNGISVYIGTIISDWGGRIELEIDRKARIWARVSRKQKISILVLSSAMGLNLRQILENVCYPEIFLAFLNDKQKKKIGSKENAILEFYQQFTCVGGDPVFSESLCKELQKKFFQQRCELGRIGRLNMNRRLNLDIPHNNTFLLPRDILAAADRLIEMKFGMGTLDDMNHLKNKRIRSVANLLQDQFGLALIRLENVVRGTICGAIRHKLIPTPQNLLTSTPLTTTYESFFGLHPLSQVLDRTNPLTQIVHGRKSSYLGPGGLTGRTASFRIRDIYPSHYGRICPIDTSEGINVGLIGSLAIHAKIDHWGSLESPFYEISEGSKKVRMFYLSPNSEEYYMLAAGNSLALNRGVQEEQVAPARYRQEFLTIAWEQVHLRSIFPFQYFSIGASLIPFIEHNDANRALMSSNMQRQAVPLSRSEKCIVGTGLERQAALDSGVPAIAEHEGKIIYTDIDKIILSGNGDTLRIPLVMYERSNKNTCMHQKTQVQQGKCIKKGQVLADGAATIGGELALGKNVLVAYMPWEGYNFEDAVLISERLVYEDIYTSFHIRKYEIQTHVTSQGPERITNEISHLEDHLLRNLDKNGIVMLGSWVETGDILVGKLTPQIAKESSYAPEDRLLRAILGIQVSTSKETCLKLPLGGRGRVIDVRWIQRKEGSCYNPETIRIYILQKREIKVGDKVAGRHGNKGIISKILPRQDMPYLQDGRPVDMAFNPLGVPSRMNVGQIFECSLGLAGGLLDRHYRIAPFDERYEQEASRKLVFSELYEASKQTANPWVFEPEYPGKSRIFDGRTGDPFEQPVIIGQPYILKLIHQVDDKIHGRSSGHYALVTQQPLRGRAKQGGQRVGEMEVWALEGFGVSHILQEMLTYKSDHIRARQEVLGTMIIGGTIPKPEDAPESFRLLVRELRSLALELNHFLVSEKNFQINRKEA comes from the coding sequence ATGCTCGAGGATGGAAATGAGGGAATGTCTACAATACCTGGATTTAATCAGATACAATTTGAAGGATTTTGTAGGTTCATTGATCAGGGCGTAACAGAAGAGTTTTCTAAGTTTCCAAAAATTGAAGATACAGATCAAGAAATTGAATTTCAATTATTTGTGGAAACATATCAATTAGTAGAACCATtgataaaagaaagagatgctGTATATGACTCACTTACATATTCTTCTGAATTATATGTATCCGCGGGAttaatttggaaaaacagtAGGGATATGCAAGAACAAACAATTTTTATTGGAAACATTCCTCTAATGAATTCCCTAGGAACTTTTCTAATAAATGGAATATACAGAATTGTAATCAATCAAATATTGCAAAGTCCCGGTATTTATTACCGCTCAGAATTGGATCATAACGGAATTTCGGTATATATCGGGACTATAATATCAGATTGGGGGGGGagaatagaattagagattgaTAGAAAAGCAAGGATATGGGCCCGCGTGAGTAGGAAACAGAAAATATCTATTCTAGTTCTATCATCAGCTATGGGTTTGAATCTACGACAAATTTTAGAGAATGTGTGTTACCCTGagattttcttagctttcctgaatgataagcaaaaaaaaaaaattggatcaaAGGAAAATGCCATTTTGGAGTTTTATCAACAATTTACTTGTGTAGGCGGAGATCCAGTATTTTCTGAATCCTTATGTAAGGAATTACAAAAGAAATTCTTTCAACAAAGATGTGAATTAGGAAGGATTGGTCGATTAAATATGAACCGGAGACTTAATCTTGATATACCTCATAACAATACATTTTTGTTACCAAGAGATATATTGGCAGCTGCGGATCGTTTGATTGAAATGAAATTTGGAATGGGTACACTTGACGATATGaatcatttaaaaaataaacgtaTTCGTTCTGTAGCGAATCTCTTACAAGATCAATTCGGATTAGCCCTGATTCGTTTAGAAAATGTGGTTAGGGGGACTATATGTGGAGCAATTAGGCACAAATTGATACCGACCCCTCAAAATTTGTTAACTTCAACTCCATTAACAACCACTTATGAATCTTTTTTTGGATTACACCCATTATCTCAAGTTTTGGATCGAACTAATCCATTGACACAAATAGTTCATGGGAGAAAATCGAGTTATTTGGGTCCTGGAGGATTAACAGGACGAACTGCTAGTTTTCGAATACGAGATATCTACCCCAGTCACTATGGGCGCATTTGCCCCATTGACACGTCTGAAGGAATCAATGTTGGACTTATTGGATCTTTAGCAATTCATGCCAAGATTGATCATTGGGGGTCTTTAGAAAGCCCATTTTATGAAATCTCTGAGGGATCAAAAAAAGTACGGATGTTTTATTTATCACCAAATAGTGAGGAATACTATATGTTAGCAGCAGGAAATTCCTTGGCGCTGAATCGAGGTGTTCAGGAAGAACAGGTTGCGCCAGCTCGATATCGTCAAGAATTCCTGACTATTGCATGGGAACAGGTCCATCTTCGAAGTATTTTTCCCTTCCAATATTTTTCTATTGGAGCTTCCCTCATTCCTTTTATCGAGCATAATGATGCGAATCGGGCTTTAATGAGTTCGAATATGCAACGTCAAGCAGTTCCACTTTCTCGGTCCGAAAAATGCATTGTTGGCACTGGATTGGAACGCCAAGCGGCTCTAGATTCAGGGGTTCCTGCTATAGCCGAACACGAGGGAAAGATAATTTATACTGATATTGACAAGATCATTTTATCGGGCAATGGAGATACTCTACGCATTCCATTAGTTATGTATGAACGTTCTAACAAAAATACTTGTATGCACCAAAAAACCCAGGTTCAGCAGGGTAAATGCATTAAAAAGGGACAAGTTTTAGCGGATGGTGCCGCTACCATTGGTGGCGAACTCGCCTTGGGGAAAAACGTATTAGTAGCTTATATGCCATGGGAAGGTTACAATTTTGAGGATGCAGTACTCATTAGCGAACGTCTGGTATATGAAGATATTTATACTTCTTTTCACATACGTAAATATGAAATTCAGACTCATGTGACAAGCCAAGGACCTGAAAGGATCACTAATGAAATATCGCATCTAGAAGACCATTTACTCCGAAATTTAGACAAAAATGGAATTGTGATGCTGGGGTCTTGGGTAGAGACAGGCGACATTTTAGTAGGTAAATTAACGCCTCAAATAGCGAAAGAATCATCGTATGCTCCAGAAGATAGATTATTAAGAGCCATACTTGGTATTCAAGTATCTACTTCAAAGGAAACTTGTCTAAAATTACCTCTAGGTGGTAGGGGTCGAGTTATTGATGTGAGATGGATCCAGAGAAAGGAGGGCTCCTGTTATAATCCAGAAACGATTCGTATATATATTTTACAGAAACGTGAAATCAAAGTGGGTGATAAAGTAGCTGGAAGACATGGAAATAAAGGCATCATTTCAAAAATTTTGCCTAGACAAGATATGCCCTATTTGCAAGATGGAAGACCTGTTGATATGGCCTTCAACCCATTAGGAGTACCTTCACGAATGAATGTAGGACAGATATTTGAATGCTCACTCGGGTTAGCGGGGGGTCTGCTAGATCGACATTATCGAATAGCGCCCTTTGATGAGAGATATGAACAAGAGGCTTCGAGAAAACTAGTGTTTTCTGAATTATATGAAGCCAGTAAGCAAACAGCAAATCCGTGGGTATTTGAACCCGAGTATCCGGGAAAAAGTAGAATATTTGATGGAAGAACAGGGGATCCTTTTGAACAGCCTGTTATAATAGGGCAGCCCTATATCttgaaattaattcatcaaGTTGATGATAAAATACATGGACGTTCCAGTGGACATTATGCACTTGTTACACAACAACCCCTTAGAGGAAGGGCCAAGCAAGGGGGACAACGGGTCGGAGAAATGGAGGTTTGGGCTCTAGAGGGATTTGGTGTTTCTCATATTTTACAAGAAATGCTTACTTATAAATCTGATCATATTAGAGCTCGCCAAGAAGTGCTTGGTACTATGATCATTGGAGGAACAATACCTAAACCTGAGGATGCTCCAGAATCTTTTCGATTGCTCGTTCGAGAACTACGATCTTTGGCTCTAGAATTGAATCATTTCCTTGTATCTGAGAAGAACTTCCAGATTAATAGGAAGGAAGCTTAA